A stretch of Gammaproteobacteria bacterium DNA encodes these proteins:
- a CDS encoding hypothetical protein (Evidence 5 : Unknown function), whose translation MEDERREKLQALLREQAALQRENQAMKEKETALQRENQAVLEKEAVMKEKEAALQRENQAMQEKEMAMKEKESVLREKEAALAEIERIKALLSEKGLSI comes from the coding sequence ATGGAGGATGAGCGAAGGGAAAAACTTCAGGCGTTGTTGCGTGAACAGGCAGCGTTGCAGCGTGAAAATCAAGCCATGAAAGAAAAGGAAACAGCCCTCCAGCGAGAAAATCAGGCTGTGCTAGAAAAGGAAGCTGTAATGAAAGAAAAGGAAGCAGCCCTTCAGCGTGAAAATCAGGCAATGCAGGAAAAAGAAATGGCAATGAAAGAAAAGGAATCCGTCCTGCGCGAAAAAGAAGCAGCCCTGGCTGAAATTGAACGCATTAAGGCGTTGTTGTCTGAAAAAGGATTGTCTATTTAA
- a CDS encoding hypothetical protein (Evidence 5 : Unknown function), which translates to MIGHGSLLSRILYTWADIYSKQLQSGDDYSLLKPTYSIWLLAENLIATDNDHLHACHLLRDTKGRTLLNHGGIWLLELDKFRTGVVRNEHERWLQFFRKADQFDDDEITRLDDHPGDETGHDHIASIF; encoded by the coding sequence ATGATTGGGCACGGCTCGCTGCTTTCCCGGATTCTTTATACCTGGGCGGACATTTACAGCAAACAGCTTCAAAGCGGGGATGATTACAGCCTGCTAAAACCAACCTATTCCATCTGGTTGCTGGCCGAGAATCTGATTGCAACCGATAATGATCATCTTCACGCCTGTCACCTGCTCCGCGATACAAAGGGTCGAACCTTGCTGAATCATGGTGGAATCTGGTTGCTGGAACTGGATAAATTCAGGACGGGCGTGGTGAGAAACGAGCATGAACGATGGTTGCAGTTCTTCAGGAAAGCCGATCAGTTCGATGATGATGAAATTACCCGACTGGATGACCACCCCGGAGATGAA